From the genome of Muricauda sp. SCSIO 64092, one region includes:
- a CDS encoding SDR family NAD(P)-dependent oxidoreductase has protein sequence MNKTIGILGCGWLGTSLGVSLLKDGYQVKGSTTSTDKLDSLNQKGILAYPIHLNEGSVDGKIGEFLTDLDVLVINVPPNLRKDPSSDYIAKMQLLLENIKGFPIHHILFVSSTSVYGDVEGEITEDTVPQPVTKSGKQLLKSERLFFNETQFSTTIIRFGGLIGEDRHPITQLSGRTLTNGGELINLIHKNDCIHMIRTILKNGYWNQLFNGVYPYHPTKAEYYTVEAKKRGVPPPNYTQGTAKANKKKVIFRNFYVKKHLLTTSISS, from the coding sequence TTGAATAAGACCATCGGAATACTTGGCTGTGGTTGGCTGGGCACTTCTTTAGGCGTAAGCCTCTTAAAAGACGGCTATCAGGTAAAAGGTTCCACGACATCTACGGACAAATTGGATTCCTTGAACCAAAAGGGCATCTTGGCTTACCCTATCCACCTTAATGAAGGCTCAGTGGATGGAAAGATAGGGGAATTCCTGACCGATCTGGATGTTTTGGTCATTAACGTACCTCCCAATTTGCGTAAGGATCCCTCAAGTGATTACATAGCCAAAATGCAGCTACTCTTGGAAAACATCAAAGGTTTCCCAATACACCATATCCTTTTTGTGAGCAGTACTTCGGTATATGGTGACGTGGAAGGTGAAATAACGGAAGATACCGTTCCACAACCTGTGACAAAGTCCGGAAAACAGCTTTTAAAATCCGAACGATTGTTTTTCAACGAAACTCAGTTTTCAACCACTATCATTCGATTTGGGGGCCTTATTGGGGAAGACCGGCATCCCATAACCCAGCTTTCCGGGAGAACCCTAACCAACGGAGGGGAACTCATCAACTTAATCCATAAAAACGATTGTATCCATATGATACGAACGATCCTAAAAAATGGATACTGGAACCAGCTGTTTAATGGGGTCTATCCTTATCACCCAACCAAAGCGGAATATTATACCGTAGAGGCCAAAAAAAGGGGGGTCCCACCCCCCAACTACACACAGGGCACTGCAAAAGCCAATAAGAAGAAGGTGATTTTTAGAAATTTTTATGTTAAAAAGCACCTTCTGACCACATCCATTTCTTCTTGA
- a CDS encoding nuclear transport factor 2 family protein, whose product MRNNVILAYLLSVGFLLSAQESEKATIGGVLDNWHLAASNADFEGYFSLMTDDGVFLGTDAMENWQNQEFKDFSKPYFDRGKAWGFTAVERNIYLDDNGQFAWFDELLDTQMKLCRGSGVLKKVNGNWKIAHYVLSIAVPNENVKALVQLKKQKDSLLLIDLKRKSVSKGN is encoded by the coding sequence ATGAGGAATAATGTAATCCTGGCCTATCTTTTGTCTGTTGGATTCCTGCTTTCGGCCCAGGAAAGTGAGAAAGCGACCATTGGCGGTGTTTTGGACAACTGGCACCTTGCCGCTTCAAATGCCGACTTTGAAGGATATTTTTCCCTCATGACGGATGATGGTGTGTTTTTGGGAACGGATGCCATGGAAAACTGGCAAAATCAGGAATTCAAGGATTTTTCCAAACCGTATTTCGACCGGGGCAAAGCATGGGGTTTTACCGCCGTGGAACGCAATATATACCTGGATGATAACGGGCAATTCGCTTGGTTCGATGAATTGCTGGACACCCAAATGAAGCTTTGCAGGGGATCTGGAGTGTTGAAAAAGGTGAATGGCAACTGGAAAATTGCCCATTATGTACTTTCCATAGCCGTACCCAATGAAAATGTTAAGGCATTGGTACAACTAAAAAAGCAGAAGGACAGCCTTCTGCTTATTGATTTAAAAAGGAAATCCGTTTCAAAAGGAAATTAA
- a CDS encoding NAD-dependent epimerase/dehydratase family protein produces the protein MDKSILILGACGQIGTELTMVLRQKYGNDVVVASDIREGSGTLMESGPFELLDATNYEAIEDVVMHYEIQEVYLMAAMLSATAEKFPMRAWNLNMNSLFNVLNLGKDKKIDKIFWPSSIAVFGPNTPKEHTPQHTLMEPSTVYGISKQSGERWCEYYHKKFGVDVRSLRYPGLISWKTSPGGGTTDYAVEIYHRALEEKAYSCFLSEGTKLPMMYMDDAIRATISLMDAKADDLTVRSSYNLGAISFTPFEIAQSIKNHIPDFEINYEPDFRQQIADSWPSSIDDSMAREDWGWKPTFDLNRITSEMLENLKK, from the coding sequence ATGGACAAATCTATTTTAATCCTGGGTGCCTGCGGACAGATCGGTACGGAGCTTACCATGGTACTAAGACAAAAATATGGTAATGATGTGGTTGTGGCCAGTGATATTCGGGAAGGGAGTGGCACCTTAATGGAATCAGGTCCATTTGAGCTTTTGGACGCCACCAATTACGAGGCCATTGAAGATGTGGTCATGCACTATGAAATCCAGGAAGTATATCTTATGGCCGCCATGCTCAGCGCTACGGCGGAAAAGTTTCCCATGAGGGCCTGGAACTTGAACATGAACTCATTGTTCAATGTCCTGAACCTGGGAAAGGACAAGAAAATAGATAAGATATTCTGGCCTTCCAGTATTGCGGTTTTTGGACCCAACACCCCTAAGGAACACACGCCACAGCATACCTTAATGGAACCGAGCACGGTTTACGGAATTAGCAAGCAATCTGGTGAACGGTGGTGCGAATACTACCATAAAAAGTTTGGGGTGGACGTACGAAGCCTTCGTTATCCGGGACTTATTAGTTGGAAGACCTCACCTGGTGGGGGCACTACGGATTATGCCGTGGAAATCTACCATAGAGCATTGGAAGAAAAAGCCTATAGCTGCTTTTTGTCCGAAGGGACCAAACTGCCCATGATGTATATGGACGATGCCATCCGCGCCACCATCTCCTTAATGGATGCCAAAGCCGATGATCTTACGGTACGCTCTTCTTATAACTTGGGTGCCATTAGTTTTACACCATTCGAAATAGCACAAAGTATTAAAAACCATATTCCCGATTTTGAAATCAATTATGAACCGGATTTCAGACAGCAAATTGCTGACTCGTGGCCATCATCCATTGATGACTCCATGGCAAGGGAGGACTGGGGATGGAAACCTACGTTTGACCTCAATCGAATTACATCGGAAATGTTGGAAAACCTGAAAAAGTAA
- the moaC gene encoding cyclic pyranopterin monophosphate synthase MoaC, with amino-acid sequence MVDITQKQNTHRTAVAQAIVKLGSLETIRAIEEKRVPKGDVFAMSRAAGFLGLKKTPELLPDCHPLPIEYAGIEYEIDGLNIVVRVTVKTFYKTGVEVEAMHGASVVALNMYDMLKPIDKAIEIQQIKLVLKTGGKSDIKSE; translated from the coding sequence ATGGTCGATATCACTCAAAAACAAAACACCCACAGAACTGCAGTCGCCCAGGCCATTGTAAAACTGGGGTCGCTGGAAACCATTAGGGCCATTGAAGAGAAAAGGGTGCCCAAGGGCGATGTGTTTGCCATGAGTCGGGCAGCAGGCTTTTTAGGCCTGAAAAAGACTCCCGAACTGTTGCCGGACTGTCACCCATTGCCTATAGAATATGCCGGTATTGAGTATGAAATTGACGGACTCAACATTGTGGTCAGGGTCACCGTGAAGACATTTTACAAAACAGGAGTGGAAGTGGAGGCCATGCATGGGGCAAGTGTTGTTGCCCTTAATATGTACGATATGCTCAAACCCATTGACAAGGCCATTGAAATACAGCAGATCAAACTTGTATTAAAAACAGGCGGAAAATCCGATATAAAGAGCGAATAG
- a CDS encoding molybdenum cofactor biosynthesis protein MoaE, with the protein MERKIKNVFVQGAITPEFIANSIAKHQSKTTIGAHDIFLGQVRADKIEGKTVGAIDYTAYESMANEKFHEIREATFKRFELTCMHIYHSLGKVAVGEICLFVFVSSPNRKEVFEALHHVVEEIKKEVPVFGKELFEDDSYQWKVNT; encoded by the coding sequence ATGGAAAGGAAAATCAAAAACGTTTTTGTCCAAGGGGCCATAACTCCTGAGTTTATTGCCAATTCCATTGCCAAACATCAATCCAAAACAACCATTGGGGCACATGATATTTTCCTGGGCCAGGTACGAGCCGACAAAATTGAGGGTAAAACGGTAGGTGCGATCGACTATACCGCCTATGAATCCATGGCCAACGAAAAGTTTCATGAGATTCGGGAGGCCACTTTTAAAAGGTTTGAATTGACCTGTATGCATATTTATCACAGTTTGGGAAAGGTGGCCGTTGGGGAAATCTGCTTATTTGTGTTTGTGTCCTCCCCAAATCGGAAGGAAGTGTTTGAAGCACTGCACCATGTGGTAGAGGAAATCAAAAAGGAAGTTCCGGTTTTTGGTAAGGAGTTGTTTGAGGATGATTCCTATCAGTGGAAGGTAAATACCTAA
- a CDS encoding FAD-dependent oxidoreductase: MSGFATLIFALHIRLAMGMEKSDYKIHIVGAGVSGLIAALVLEGKGYSPIIMEATNRIGGRVKTDVVDGVPLDHGFQVMLTAYPMVNTYLDLKALELCYFQSGATIYTKDGVTKIGDPRRNPSLLFPTLWSSIATFGDKIKIFRLQQELKRKSTAQIFETPEQSTLSYLKGRGFSETVIQQFFVPFFSGIFLENDLQTSSRMFEFVYKMFGEGLAAIPRQGIGAIPEQLRSKLKRTRFLLDTEVFEVKDDHILLKDGTKLDTHFTIIATDASIMVSNLRKQEVQWKRCDTLYFEVPRMKSRAKLIGLVADGDALINTIVSLSNLFELSNKKDILSVTVVKQHPWSVEELGAKVSEELRKILGIEAPKLLRHYAIPKALPEISNLKNDLEPEETRLTTRIFLAGDTLLNGSLNAAMKAGEQAAYSVVNLLEDSPNLAQFTTEYL; encoded by the coding sequence TTGAGCGGGTTTGCAACCCTTATTTTCGCCTTACACATTCGTTTAGCCATGGGAATGGAGAAATCAGATTATAAAATCCATATTGTTGGTGCTGGGGTGAGTGGTCTCATTGCCGCCTTGGTCCTGGAAGGGAAAGGCTATAGCCCCATAATTATGGAAGCAACGAATCGTATAGGGGGGCGGGTAAAAACCGATGTTGTGGATGGAGTTCCCTTGGATCATGGGTTCCAGGTTATGCTAACGGCCTATCCCATGGTCAATACCTATCTTGATTTAAAAGCGCTGGAGCTATGTTATTTTCAATCTGGGGCAACCATTTATACCAAAGATGGTGTAACTAAAATTGGGGACCCCCGGCGCAATCCGTCCCTATTGTTTCCAACCCTATGGAGTTCCATAGCTACCTTTGGAGACAAAATCAAAATTTTTAGGCTACAGCAAGAACTCAAAAGGAAATCCACTGCCCAGATTTTTGAAACCCCTGAGCAAAGTACGTTGTCCTATCTTAAAGGACGAGGATTTAGTGAAACTGTTATACAACAATTTTTTGTTCCTTTTTTCAGTGGTATTTTTTTGGAAAACGATCTTCAAACATCAAGCCGGATGTTTGAGTTTGTCTACAAAATGTTCGGTGAGGGTTTGGCAGCGATTCCCCGCCAAGGTATTGGAGCTATCCCAGAACAGCTCAGATCTAAGCTGAAAAGGACCAGGTTTCTATTGGATACCGAAGTTTTTGAAGTAAAGGACGACCACATTCTTTTGAAGGATGGAACCAAACTGGACACTCACTTTACCATTATTGCCACGGATGCCAGTATCATGGTTTCCAATTTACGGAAACAGGAGGTGCAATGGAAGCGTTGTGATACGCTCTATTTTGAAGTTCCCAGAATGAAGTCCAGGGCAAAATTGATTGGATTGGTGGCAGATGGGGATGCCCTTATCAACACTATAGTATCGCTGTCCAACCTATTTGAGTTATCCAACAAAAAGGATATACTTTCGGTTACCGTGGTAAAGCAACATCCCTGGTCTGTGGAAGAACTTGGCGCAAAGGTTTCGGAAGAACTCAGAAAGATTTTGGGAATTGAAGCCCCCAAATTGTTAAGACACTATGCAATCCCAAAGGCGTTGCCGGAAATTTCAAACCTAAAAAATGATTTGGAACCAGAGGAGACCCGTTTGACCACAAGAATTTTTCTAGCCGGGGATACCTTGCTCAATGGTTCGCTCAATGCCGCCATGAAAGCTGGGGAACAAGCGGCTTACAGCGTTGTAAACCTATTGGAGGACAGCCCAAATTTGGCACAGTTTACCACGGAATACCTTTAA
- the folE gene encoding GTP cyclohydrolase I FolE, giving the protein MKIKTQEVVLNEVLNSTAILEQLTHEEIGDDHLYTGIETPMKKGAFDLSDTKKKEMIAILFGEIMDVMGLDLSDDSLKGTPKRVAKMFIDEIFSGLNPDNKPKVALFENKYHYNQMLVEKDITFYSNCEHHFVPIIGKAHVAYISSGKVIGLSKLNRIVQYFAKRPQVQERLTNQIAVELQTILNTEDVAVIIDAKHLCVSSRGIKDDTSATVTSFYGGQFNRPEKIQELYNYINN; this is encoded by the coding sequence ATGAAAATTAAAACCCAAGAAGTAGTTCTTAATGAAGTTTTGAACTCCACTGCCATACTGGAACAATTGACCCATGAAGAAATTGGGGACGACCATTTATATACAGGCATTGAAACTCCTATGAAAAAGGGCGCGTTTGACCTATCGGACACGAAGAAAAAGGAAATGATCGCCATCTTATTCGGGGAAATAATGGACGTAATGGGCCTTGATCTTAGTGATGATTCCTTAAAGGGTACCCCAAAACGGGTGGCCAAGATGTTTATCGATGAAATATTCTCCGGCCTAAATCCTGATAACAAGCCAAAAGTGGCCCTCTTCGAAAACAAGTACCATTACAATCAAATGCTGGTCGAAAAGGATATTACATTTTATTCCAATTGCGAACACCATTTTGTTCCCATAATTGGAAAAGCCCATGTTGCCTATATTTCTTCCGGAAAGGTCATAGGCCTTTCAAAGCTGAACCGCATTGTGCAATATTTTGCCAAAAGGCCCCAAGTACAGGAACGATTGACCAATCAAATTGCCGTTGAACTTCAAACCATCCTGAACACAGAGGATGTTGCTGTTATCATTGATGCCAAACATTTATGTGTTTCTTCCAGAGGAATAAAAGACGATACTTCAGCTACGGTAACCTCTTTTTACGGGGGTCAATTCAATCGTCCTGAAAAGATCCAGGAACTCTACAATTACATCAATAACTAA
- a CDS encoding glutathione peroxidase, giving the protein MYSIQMKCLDGSDLDFSKYKGKFLLIVNVASKCGFTPQYKDLEKLFSQYKDRLMVIGVPCNQFASQEPGAASEIKAFCELNYGVTFVLTEKVNVKGVHQHELYQWLTQRQFNGKSNSTVRWNFQKYLVGPSGNLIAHYYSTTSPLSKRITKNFI; this is encoded by the coding sequence ATGTATTCCATTCAAATGAAATGCTTGGATGGCAGTGATCTGGATTTTTCAAAATACAAAGGCAAATTCCTATTGATTGTCAATGTTGCCAGTAAGTGTGGGTTCACCCCGCAGTACAAAGATTTGGAAAAGCTATTCAGCCAATACAAGGACAGGTTAATGGTCATAGGTGTGCCGTGCAATCAATTTGCATCCCAGGAACCAGGTGCAGCATCCGAAATAAAGGCCTTTTGCGAACTCAACTATGGGGTTACTTTTGTTTTGACCGAAAAGGTCAATGTAAAGGGAGTACATCAACACGAATTGTACCAATGGTTGACCCAAAGGCAATTCAACGGAAAATCAAATAGTACCGTACGGTGGAATTTTCAGAAATATTTGGTCGGTCCTTCGGGCAACCTTATCGCGCATTATTATTCGACAACATCACCCTTAAGTAAAAGGATTACCAAAAACTTCATTTAG
- a CDS encoding DUF2452 domain-containing protein has translation MAKKPDNIVFNTETNSYDARLKEYGTNLGAPAIKIENLGPWKTRGIKSVNDSIAAEFEELRNKYLALQERYEYNQLVYSAEYNFKPIVGKTYYLYKGKGGSQFLSILKPNECSFDFISSFRLSSELVWEKVVE, from the coding sequence ATGGCCAAAAAACCGGATAACATCGTATTCAACACGGAAACCAATTCTTACGACGCACGTTTAAAGGAATATGGTACAAACCTTGGAGCCCCGGCAATTAAGATTGAAAATCTTGGCCCCTGGAAAACCAGGGGCATTAAATCGGTAAATGATTCCATTGCAGCTGAATTTGAGGAGTTGCGGAATAAGTACCTCGCCCTGCAGGAGCGCTATGAATACAATCAATTGGTCTATAGCGCAGAGTATAATTTTAAGCCTATTGTGGGCAAGACCTATTATTTGTACAAAGGAAAGGGAGGTTCTCAGTTTTTGTCCATTTTGAAGCCCAATGAGTGCTCTTTTGACTTTATTTCCAGCTTTCGACTTTCCTCGGAACTCGTTTGGGAGAAAGTGGTGGAGTAA
- a CDS encoding response regulator, which yields MKNSYSICIIEDDMVSQFASRYCLEQFARETFVISTFDSAEAALDAFGKNITEGVLLPKLIFLDLGLDEMDGWGFIEALQELVGARTMPEIYILSAFGKAKDRELAQKHPNVLGYIDKPLTRNRLEKIFETGQV from the coding sequence ATTAAGAATTCCTACTCCATTTGTATCATTGAGGATGATATGGTTTCCCAGTTTGCCTCACGTTATTGCTTGGAACAATTTGCCAGGGAGACCTTTGTTATTTCCACCTTTGATTCCGCAGAAGCGGCTTTGGATGCTTTTGGAAAAAACATAACGGAAGGAGTTCTGCTACCAAAACTTATTTTTCTGGATTTGGGTTTGGATGAAATGGATGGTTGGGGATTCATTGAGGCATTACAAGAGTTAGTGGGTGCCCGTACCATGCCGGAAATCTATATTCTATCTGCATTTGGCAAGGCCAAAGACCGTGAATTGGCCCAAAAACACCCTAATGTATTGGGCTATATCGATAAACCTTTGACCCGTAATCGACTGGAAAAGATTTTTGAAACGGGTCAAGTCTAA
- a CDS encoding DUF6691 family protein, giving the protein MRSISYVLVGVFFGIVLFKSEAASWFRIYEMFQFDSFHMYGIMGSALVLGMLFTQWVKKSGTKSFFGEKISIVPKEKGYIHYAIGGILFGLGWALAGACPGPMYVLVGAGYWPILIVLLSAVFGAFCYGLLRRKLPH; this is encoded by the coding sequence ATGCGAAGTATTAGCTATGTGTTGGTCGGCGTTTTTTTTGGAATAGTGCTGTTTAAATCAGAGGCAGCCTCTTGGTTTCGGATATATGAGATGTTTCAGTTTGATAGTTTTCATATGTACGGTATTATGGGTTCTGCCCTGGTATTGGGGATGTTGTTCACCCAATGGGTCAAAAAATCGGGGACAAAATCGTTTTTTGGCGAAAAAATCAGCATTGTGCCCAAGGAAAAAGGGTATATCCACTATGCCATTGGAGGTATTCTTTTTGGTCTGGGCTGGGCATTGGCCGGAGCTTGTCCTGGACCCATGTACGTATTGGTGGGAGCGGGGTACTGGCCCATCCTTATTGTATTGCTAAGTGCGGTGTTTGGGGCCTTTTGCTATGGCCTGTTGCGGAGGAAATTACCGCATTGA